The Streptomyces sp. NBC_00459 DNA segment ATCGTCTTCGGCTGGGTCCTCGCCTCCCACCAGGTCGGCGCGGCGCTCGTGGCGTTCCTCGGGGGGATGGCGCGGGATGTCTTCGGGGCGTACGACGTGGTCTGGTACGCGTCGGGGGCGCTGTGCGCGGCTGCGGCGTTGATGGCGTTGGTGATACGGCGGCGAGGGCCGGCTCGGGTGGTGGGAGCGCCGGCCTGAGGGATTCCGGCGAGGCTCGGCAGGCATCCGGTCGCGGAGCGAAAGGGTGTAGCGCAGTGAGACACGCAGGGCTACACTCGGTATGGTGAAGACGATCACTCAGCGTGAGTTCCGCAACAACTCCGCCGCGGTCATGGACGCGGTCGAGGCCGGTGAGACGTACCACATCACGCGCAACGGCATAGAGGTCGCCGAATTGCGCCCCCTGACGCGTCGACGCAGGCCGAGCGCCGAGCAGTTGGTCGCTCGGCACCGCATGCTTCCGCATGTGGACTACGCGCAGATGCGTGCGGAGGCGGACGAACTGTTCGAGGGTGAGGAACGAGTCGATGACGACCCGTGGGAGCGCAGGCGTGGCTGACCGACTCCCTACGGGCGTCCTCGACACCTGCGCCTACATTGACCTGGGTACCCTCAACCCGGAGGCTCTTCCCGTCGCGCCAGAACTCACCGCTGTGACACTCGCTGAGCTGCAGCAGGGTGTGGCCATGGCGAAGGATCCCGCCGCGAGGGCAGCCCGGATGGAGAAACTGGGAGCAGCGGTCGCGGACTTCGACCCCCTGCCGTTCGACGGGGACGCCGCTGCCAGGTACGGCACCCTGGTTGCGCTGACCATCGCGGCCAACAGGGACCCCCGTCCGCGTCGCATGGACCTGATGATCGCCGCTATCGCCTCGGTGAGAGGCCTGCCGCTCTACACGCGGAACGCGGACGACTTCAAGGGACTGGAGGGCGCGGTGACCGTGGTCTCCGTCTGACCGGGGTCCCGTCGGTTTCCCGAGCGCAGCGGCTACACGCGGTGTCGCCAGATCGAGGATGTGCCGTTGCCGCGCGGGAGGTGCATCCTGCTCGGGCCTCGTTGCCGGTGCTCATGTCATCGGCAACGGTCCGGTGAC contains these protein-coding regions:
- a CDS encoding type II toxin-antitoxin system VapC family toxin is translated as MADRLPTGVLDTCAYIDLGTLNPEALPVAPELTAVTLAELQQGVAMAKDPAARAARMEKLGAAVADFDPLPFDGDAAARYGTLVALTIAANRDPRPRRMDLMIAAIASVRGLPLYTRNADDFKGLEGAVTVVSV
- a CDS encoding type II toxin-antitoxin system Phd/YefM family antitoxin, translating into MVKTITQREFRNNSAAVMDAVEAGETYHITRNGIEVAELRPLTRRRRPSAEQLVARHRMLPHVDYAQMRAEADELFEGEERVDDDPWERRRG